In one window of Buchnera aphidicola (Schlechtendalia chinensis) DNA:
- the murC gene encoding UDP-N-acetylmuramate--L-alanine ligase — protein sequence MNISKKKSHQLVLSMNCINHIHLIGIGGISMSGIAEILLLYGYKISGSDLKSTRITRRLSTLGAKVFLNHSKEHIKNVDVSIISSAILKTNPEVIQSKILNIPIISRGEMLSEITRYKYTIAISGTHGKTTVTAMTFSMFLKGNLDPTIINGGYTKEIQNTIKLGNSPYHIIEADESDASFLYLRPIIAVITNIDDDHLENYHGKFENLKLAFIKFIQNLPFYGIAIVCIDNKNTRNIIPLIRCNVITYGFNLQSDVRINKYKQKKFLSYFTIIRKNRPKLNVILNVPGKHNALNATAAVAIATKENISDIDILKSLKNFQGVERRFESCGKFLIKNPLFKNNILTIIKDYGHHPNEICFSIKTAKSGWPRKKLIMIFQPHRYTRTHYLFKKFIKVLLKVDELIILKEYPANEIKIPGSDSISLYTKISQYKGKSITLISHYQNVFFALLKKISGNDLILIQGAGNINTIIENYIIKNLKKINKK from the coding sequence ATGAATATAAGTAAAAAAAAAAGTCATCAACTTGTTCTCAGCATGAACTGCATAAATCATATCCACCTTATAGGAATTGGAGGTATAAGTATGAGCGGCATAGCTGAAATTTTGTTACTTTATGGTTATAAAATAAGTGGTTCTGACTTAAAATCTACTCGTATTACGAGAAGATTATCTACTTTGGGAGCAAAAGTATTTTTAAATCATTCAAAAGAACATATTAAAAATGTAGATGTTTCAATTATATCCAGCGCAATTTTAAAAACAAATCCCGAAGTAATACAATCAAAAATTTTAAATATTCCTATAATATCTAGAGGTGAAATGCTTTCAGAAATAACAAGATACAAATATACAATAGCAATATCTGGAACACACGGGAAAACTACTGTAACTGCAATGACTTTTAGTATGTTTTTGAAAGGCAATTTAGATCCTACAATAATCAATGGAGGATATACAAAAGAAATACAAAACACTATCAAGCTAGGAAACAGTCCTTATCACATAATAGAAGCGGACGAAAGCGACGCTTCCTTTTTGTATTTAAGACCTATCATTGCCGTGATAACAAATATTGACGACGACCATTTAGAAAATTATCATGGAAAATTTGAGAATCTTAAACTAGCTTTCATAAAATTTATTCAAAACCTTCCGTTTTATGGAATTGCTATTGTATGTATCGATAACAAAAACACAAGAAATATAATTCCACTTATACGTTGCAATGTTATTACTTATGGATTTAATTTACAATCAGACGTGCGCATAAATAAATATAAGCAAAAAAAATTTTTAAGTTACTTTACTATAATTAGAAAAAATAGGCCAAAATTAAATGTAATTTTAAATGTTCCAGGAAAACACAATGCTCTTAACGCAACAGCAGCAGTAGCTATTGCTACTAAAGAAAATATCAGCGACATCGATATTCTAAAATCGTTAAAAAATTTTCAAGGTGTCGAAAGAAGATTTGAATCATGTGGAAAATTTTTAATTAAAAATCCGTTGTTTAAAAATAACATACTTACTATTATAAAAGATTATGGACACCATCCTAATGAAATTTGTTTTAGCATTAAAACCGCTAAATCTGGATGGCCAAGAAAAAAATTAATAATGATTTTCCAACCTCACAGATATACAAGAACGCATTACTTATTTAAAAAATTTATAAAAGTGTTACTCAAAGTGGATGAATTGATTATTTTAAAAGAATATCCTGCTAATGAAATTAAAATTCCAGGATCAGATAGTATATCTCTATATACAAAAATTTCTCAATATAAAGGAAAATCAATAACATTGATATCTCATTATCAAAACGTATTTTTTGCACTACTCAAGAAAATTTCAGGAAATGATTTAATTTTAATACAAGGAGCAGGAAACATAAACACTATAATAGAAAACTATATTATTAAAAATCTAAAAAAAATAAATAAGAAATAA
- the rsmH gene encoding 16S rRNA (cytosine(1402)-N(4))-methyltransferase RsmH has protein sequence MNNLNLTHIPVLKKETIKFLNIKKDGIYIDCTFGFGGHSKEILKNLNENGILYAIDKDPYSINVAKKIKDHRFHIIPGNFSKILKSFQQKKIQRKVDGILFDLGMSSMQVNDPNRGFSFLLDGPLDMRMDPKKGITAHSWLIKSNKQLISKVLYEFGEERFAKKIALKIVKQRKNRPIERTSELSNLISKIVPRNKKHPATRTFQAIRIYINKELDELKIALKYVFNILKNRGRLLIITFNSLEDRIVKNFMSKNSKLASVPYGLAINETQLKSLQEIKLKIIGKIIPTKSEIKNNPRARSAILRVSEIQNIYEQKHL, from the coding sequence TTTAAACATTAAAAAAGACGGTATTTACATTGACTGTACTTTTGGATTTGGAGGCCATTCGAAAGAAATCTTGAAAAACTTAAATGAAAACGGAATATTGTATGCTATTGACAAAGATCCGTATTCTATTAATGTAGCAAAAAAAATAAAAGATCATAGATTTCATATCATTCCTGGTAATTTTTCTAAAATTTTAAAAAGTTTTCAACAAAAAAAAATTCAAAGAAAAGTAGATGGAATATTATTTGATTTAGGAATGTCATCTATGCAAGTAAACGATCCTAATCGAGGATTTTCGTTTCTACTAGATGGACCATTAGATATGCGAATGGATCCAAAAAAAGGAATTACAGCACATAGTTGGTTAATTAAGTCTAACAAACAATTAATTTCAAAAGTATTATATGAATTTGGAGAAGAACGTTTTGCAAAAAAAATAGCTTTAAAAATTGTTAAACAAAGAAAAAATCGACCTATTGAAAGAACTAGCGAATTATCTAATCTCATTTCAAAAATTGTTCCAAGAAACAAAAAACACCCTGCAACACGAACTTTTCAAGCTATTAGAATATATATAAATAAAGAACTTGATGAGTTGAAAATAGCTCTCAAATATGTATTCAACATTTTAAAAAATAGAGGACGATTATTAATTATTACTTTTAACTCGCTTGAAGACCGTATAGTTAAAAACTTTATGTCAAAAAATAGTAAACTTGCATCTGTCCCATATGGACTAGCTATTAACGAAACGCAATTAAAAAGTTTACAAGAAATAAAATTAAAAATTATTGGTAAAATAATTCCAACAAAATCCGAAATCAAAAATAATCCAAGAGCGCGAAGCGCAATTTTGAGAGTTTCTGAAATCCAAAATATTTATGAACAAAAGCACTTATAA
- a CDS encoding glutamate ligase domain-containing protein, translated as MFANRISISNQGSSFSLHSPYWTTIVNLPLLGFHNISNALAAISIAIILKIPIKIIKLGLSKIPKLPGRLEIIKLDKNKTIIDDTYNANVASMITAIKVLENMPGYKIFISGNMSELGKDDILYHKIIGNFMYISNINEVLSIGELSKNISVYSNKGNHYYSYQTLVNYLIKKMLLHKEFTILVKGSRSEKLENLVNKIIQEYNYGFNHH; from the coding sequence TTGTTTGCTAATCGTATTTCTATTAGCAATCAAGGTTCTTCTTTCTCACTTCATTCTCCGTATTGGACAACAATTGTTAATTTACCTCTTTTAGGATTTCATAATATTTCAAATGCTCTGGCTGCAATATCAATAGCAATAATTTTAAAAATTCCGATTAAAATAATTAAACTCGGATTATCTAAAATCCCAAAACTTCCAGGAAGATTAGAAATTATTAAATTAGATAAAAATAAAACAATTATAGATGACACTTATAACGCTAATGTAGCGTCTATGATCACAGCAATTAAAGTTCTAGAAAACATGCCAGGCTACAAAATTTTTATTTCTGGAAACATGTCTGAATTAGGAAAAGATGATATTTTATATCATAAAATCATTGGAAATTTCATGTATATTTCAAATATAAATGAAGTCTTAAGTATTGGGGAACTCAGTAAGAACATAAGCGTGTATAGTAATAAAGGAAACCATTATTACTCTTATCAAACACTAGTTAATTATTTAATTAAAAAAATGCTCTTGCATAAGGAATTTACAATCTTGGTAAAAGGATCTAGAAGTGAGAAATTAGAAAATTTAGTAAACAAAATAATTCAGGAATATAATTATGGCTTTAATCATCATTAA
- the murD gene encoding UDP-N-acetylmuramoyl-L-alanine--D-glutamate ligase: MLILGMGITGISCLKFFISRKIYPKIMDFNYKPQCIAHVLKFKDIIYHVGSINYQWIQESNLIITSPGIPLFHPALIYAREKGIKIIGDIEIFVKETNIPIIAITGSNGKSTVTIMVKNILKSAGIKVYIGGNIGIPALKILNYPAEIYILELSSFQLETTYSLKAKVAIILNISPDHMNRYPIGMMEYVKTKCKIYQHAKKYIINVEDEFLKNNNIDKKNCITLGIEKGEYHLTKILNDFWLCYKSKKLLNTKELLISGKHNYMNALSAFSIVHSLNVNIEIILKSLKKFCGLPHRLQLIYEKNNVKWINDSKSTNIGSTKSAIENFLPNIEGKIRLILGGDGKSANFSPLIPYLKNEKIKIYCYGKSEQELAKLCPKKSICLKTLKNVIISIKKIVKSGDVVLLSPSCSSLDQFSSFEERGNMFTKFVKELYK, from the coding sequence ATATTAATACTTGGAATGGGAATTACAGGAATTTCTTGTTTAAAATTTTTTATTTCTAGAAAAATTTATCCTAAAATAATGGATTTCAATTATAAACCACAGTGCATTGCTCACGTCCTAAAATTTAAAGATATTATTTATCATGTAGGTTCAATAAACTATCAATGGATTCAAGAATCTAATTTAATTATTACCAGTCCTGGAATACCATTATTCCATCCAGCATTAATATATGCACGAGAAAAAGGAATTAAAATTATAGGAGATATCGAAATATTTGTTAAAGAAACTAATATTCCAATCATTGCAATTACAGGGTCTAATGGAAAAAGTACAGTTACTATAATGGTTAAAAATATATTAAAATCAGCAGGAATAAAAGTTTATATAGGAGGTAATATTGGAATTCCTGCATTAAAAATACTGAATTATCCTGCAGAAATATATATATTAGAACTATCTAGTTTTCAATTAGAAACTACTTACAGTTTAAAAGCAAAAGTTGCTATTATACTAAATATTAGTCCTGACCACATGAATAGATATCCGATAGGAATGATGGAATACGTTAAAACAAAATGTAAAATTTATCAACATGCAAAAAAATATATTATAAACGTCGAAGATGAATTTTTAAAAAATAATAATATTGATAAAAAAAATTGCATTACATTAGGTATAGAAAAAGGAGAATATCACTTAACAAAAATATTAAACGATTTTTGGTTATGTTACAAATCAAAAAAACTATTAAACACCAAAGAATTACTAATATCAGGAAAACATAATTATATGAATGCATTGTCCGCTTTTTCAATTGTTCATAGTTTAAATGTAAACATTGAAATTATCTTAAAATCTTTAAAAAAATTTTGCGGATTACCTCATAGACTTCAACTGATATATGAAAAAAATAATGTAAAATGGATTAATGATTCCAAATCTACAAATATAGGAAGCACAAAATCAGCTATTGAAAATTTTCTACCAAATATAGAAGGAAAAATCAGATTAATATTAGGAGGAGATGGAAAATCAGCTAACTTTTCTCCATTAATACCATATTTAAAAAATGAAAAAATAAAAATTTATTGTTATGGAAAAAGCGAACAAGAACTAGCAAAGTTATGCCCAAAAAAATCTATATGTTTAAAAACACTTAAAAATGTAATAATATCCATAAAAAAAATAGTTAAATCTGGAGATGTAGTTTTACTTTCTCCATCATGTAGTAGTTTAGACCAATTTTCAAGTTTTGAAGAACGAGGAAACATGTTTACAAAATTTGTCAAAGAGCTATACAAATGA
- the ftsL gene encoding cell division protein FtsL encodes MNKSTYNLQKIIVNDFKRYYKKLMILLLMITTSAILVITIVHKTRLLISNEEQLDIMQKKITAQCNNLILEKNILKSHRKIEQYAKEKLNMTYSNPLKENIIIK; translated from the coding sequence ATGAACAAAAGCACTTATAATTTACAAAAAATTATTGTAAACGATTTTAAAAGATATTATAAAAAGTTAATGATATTACTTTTAATGATTACTACTTCTGCAATTTTAGTCATTACCATAGTTCACAAAACGAGATTACTAATTTCAAACGAAGAGCAACTAGATATAATGCAAAAAAAGATAACAGCACAATGTAACAATTTAATTCTAGAAAAAAATATCCTAAAATCGCATAGAAAAATCGAACAATATGCTAAAGAAAAGTTAAATATGACTTATTCTAACCCATTAAAAGAAAATATTATCATAAAATAA
- a CDS encoding UDP-N-acetylmuramoyl-tripeptide--D-alanyl-D-alanine ligase: MIPISLKKLCKITNGILVNKNTLENNNIIINNISTNSKKIVSECLFIALIGKNFNAHDFINEAINKRASALLLEHRVKSKIPQIIVKNTTSALGKIASWIRKKCKANIIGITGSSGKTSVKEITASILKCYGNTLSTFKNLNNNIGVPLTLLNLDNSHKFAIIEMGANQPKEILYSTKLTNPDIVLINNIYHSHLDGFKSFLGVSKAKQEICSGLSEKGTAIFNSESHHWSKWKKNVLNKNVFWFSIKKKSIVC, translated from the coding sequence ATGATTCCAATATCTCTGAAAAAATTATGCAAAATTACTAATGGAATTCTTGTAAATAAAAATACACTAGAAAATAACAATATAATAATTAACAATATCAGTACCAATTCTAAAAAAATTGTCTCAGAATGTTTATTCATCGCTTTAATTGGAAAAAATTTTAATGCACATGATTTTATTAACGAAGCAATAAATAAAAGAGCTTCCGCATTATTATTAGAGCATAGAGTTAAATCAAAAATACCACAAATAATTGTTAAGAACACTACATCAGCCTTAGGAAAAATAGCGTCTTGGATTAGAAAAAAATGCAAAGCGAATATTATTGGAATAACTGGATCTTCTGGAAAAACATCTGTAAAAGAAATTACCGCATCTATACTTAAGTGTTATGGAAATACTCTATCAACATTCAAAAACTTAAACAATAACATTGGAGTTCCGTTAACATTATTAAACTTAGACAATTCACATAAATTTGCGATCATTGAAATGGGGGCTAATCAACCTAAAGAAATTTTATATTCAACAAAACTAACAAATCCCGACATAGTATTAATAAATAATATTTATCACTCACACTTAGACGGATTTAAATCATTTCTAGGCGTCTCTAAAGCTAAGCAAGAAATTTGTTCTGGATTATCTGAAAAAGGTACAGCTATATTCAATTCAGAAAGCCACCATTGGTCAAAATGGAAAAAAAACGTCTTAAATAAAAATGTTTTTTGGTTTTCAATAAAAAAAAAGTCAATTGTTTGCTAA
- a CDS encoding UDP-N-acetylmuramoyl-L-alanyl-D-glutamate--2,6-diaminopimelate ligase gives MTQKLVLIGVTGTNGKSTVTHIIAQWNQLLNNKTGIMGTLGNGIYNNLKPSLNTTESYENIQKFLKKMLIKNIKTITMEISSHGIVQNRIANLQFSIAILTNVTSDHLDYHKNFTNYAQSKWHFLSNYKIKTFIINVDDYIGKNWIKTLPKKNTIAVSIQKKFNYSSFKKWIFAYRIVRCTNYTYIYFNSSWGSGLLKSKLIGLFNVTNLLLALAALLKLGNSIFKLTETCKNIIPILGRMQTLKVLNKPLVIIDYAHNEDAFKNVLKTIRNLYHHKIWCIFGCGGERDTLKRPFMGKIAENITDKIILTNDNPRNENPIQIFKDIVKGCNCKKTTYIIPNRKKAIYFAIKNAKICDCIAILGKGHEKYQIINNKNHFFSDYKITKNLLRKI, from the coding sequence ATGACACAAAAACTCGTTCTTATTGGAGTTACTGGAACAAATGGAAAAAGCACAGTAACCCATATTATTGCTCAATGGAATCAATTATTAAATAACAAAACTGGAATTATGGGAACATTAGGTAATGGAATATACAACAATCTGAAACCTTCCTTAAACACAACTGAATCTTATGAAAATATACAAAAATTTCTTAAGAAAATGTTAATAAAAAATATAAAAACAATTACTATGGAAATATCGTCTCATGGAATAGTACAAAATAGAATAGCAAATTTACAATTTTCTATAGCAATACTAACTAATGTAACATCAGATCACTTAGATTATCATAAAAATTTTACAAACTATGCACAATCAAAATGGCACTTTCTATCTAATTATAAAATAAAAACATTTATAATTAACGTTGACGATTACATTGGGAAAAATTGGATTAAAACATTACCAAAAAAAAATACTATTGCTGTAAGTATTCAAAAAAAATTCAATTATTCATCTTTTAAAAAATGGATATTTGCATATCGTATTGTACGTTGTACAAATTATACTTATATATATTTTAACTCTAGTTGGGGGTCAGGTTTACTAAAAAGTAAATTAATTGGACTTTTCAATGTTACTAATTTATTATTAGCCTTAGCAGCATTGCTAAAACTGGGAAATTCAATTTTCAAATTAACAGAAACATGTAAAAATATAATACCTATTTTGGGAAGAATGCAAACTTTAAAAGTTCTAAATAAACCATTAGTTATTATTGATTACGCACATAATGAAGATGCTTTTAAAAATGTTCTAAAAACTATTCGTAACTTATATCATCACAAAATATGGTGCATTTTCGGATGCGGTGGTGAAAGAGATACGTTAAAAAGACCATTTATGGGAAAAATTGCAGAAAATATAACTGATAAAATAATTCTAACAAATGATAACCCAAGAAATGAAAATCCAATACAAATTTTTAAAGATATTGTAAAAGGATGTAATTGCAAAAAAACAACGTACATTATACCGAATCGAAAGAAAGCTATTTATTTCGCTATAAAAAATGCAAAAATTTGTGACTGTATCGCAATATTAGGAAAAGGTCACGAAAAATATCAAATTATAAACAATAAAAACCATTTTTTTTCCGATTATAAAATAACTAAAAATTTATTAAGAAAAATATGA
- a CDS encoding D-alanine--D-alanine ligase, which produces MNKKIAVLFGGNSNERNISLLSGNEILRCLLESNMNAYPIDTKYFPISQLPKQGFKKAFIALHGKDGENGVIQGILTHLSIAYTGSKILTSAISIDKMKTKLLWKSVNLPIIPYYFINIKNFIKKTKKNLKNKVLFLGLPLIIKPNTEGSSIGINVVHSYENLHNACKIAFQYGDDILIEKFIHGSEYSIGMLENKIFPSIRICPNNIFYNYESKYFSKNTKYFCPSGLTAKKEKELQNIVKKAWNVLGCVGWGRIDLIMDNFQKFWLLEMNTCPGMTKNSLMPMAAKQVGMSMPSLVLKILQLAN; this is translated from the coding sequence ATGAATAAAAAAATAGCAGTATTGTTTGGTGGGAATTCTAACGAAAGAAATATATCTTTATTGTCCGGAAATGAAATATTACGTTGCTTGTTAGAATCTAACATGAACGCATACCCTATAGATACAAAATATTTTCCTATTTCTCAATTACCAAAACAAGGATTTAAAAAAGCATTTATTGCTCTTCATGGAAAGGATGGCGAGAACGGAGTTATTCAAGGAATATTAACACACCTTAGTATTGCTTATACAGGAAGCAAAATATTAACGTCAGCAATTTCTATTGATAAAATGAAAACAAAATTGTTGTGGAAAAGTGTTAACTTACCAATTATTCCTTATTATTTTATAAACATAAAGAACTTTATAAAAAAAACAAAAAAAAATCTTAAAAATAAAGTTTTGTTTCTAGGATTACCATTAATTATAAAACCCAATACTGAAGGATCTAGTATTGGTATAAATGTGGTTCACTCATATGAAAACCTACATAATGCCTGCAAAATAGCGTTTCAATATGGAGATGATATACTTATTGAGAAATTTATACATGGATCAGAGTATTCTATTGGAATGTTGGAAAACAAAATATTTCCATCTATTCGTATATGTCCAAATAATATATTTTATAATTATGAATCAAAATATTTTTCTAAAAATACAAAGTATTTTTGTCCAAGCGGACTAACCGCTAAAAAAGAAAAAGAACTTCAAAACATAGTAAAAAAAGCCTGGAACGTTCTCGGGTGTGTAGGATGGGGAAGAATCGATTTAATAATGGATAACTTTCAAAAGTTTTGGCTACTAGAAATGAATACATGTCCAGGAATGACTAAAAATAGTTTAATGCCAATGGCAGCTAAACAGGTTGGTATGTCTATGCCATCATTAGTGTTAAAAATACTACAACTAGCTAATTAA
- the ftsW gene encoding cell division protein FtsW, with translation MILKNFLSRILKTNFKKRKTYHMNILYDIQLIWCTISLLLIGLIMVTSSSMSIAQHMYNDLFFFTKKELLYLILALLLAKISLQTSTLFWKRNSGKIILTSIMLLLLVLTISNPINGSLRWIKVGFIHIQPAELSKLAMFCYLSNYLSRKHLKITNSLWEFYKPIGIVFIISILLLLEPDLGTVAIYYITILSLLFITGVKIWKFIPVILISIIITFVLIIMTPYRIERIFSFWNPWNDPFGTGYQLTQSLMALGRGKIFGVGLGHSIQKLEYLPEAHTDFIFSIIGEELGCFGVCIILFIIFFISFRALKIGKNAFKNNEIFSGYFATSIGIWFISQTLINIGTTIGLVPAKGLTLPLISYGGSSSIIMCIAISILIRIDFETKMKNKFYLN, from the coding sequence ATGATACTGAAAAATTTTTTATCAAGAATTCTTAAAACAAATTTTAAAAAGCGTAAAACATATCATATGAATATACTATATGACATTCAATTAATATGGTGCACCATAAGTCTTCTATTAATTGGACTAATCATGGTTACTTCTTCTTCTATGTCGATTGCTCAACATATGTACAACGACTTATTTTTTTTTACAAAAAAAGAACTTTTATATTTAATATTAGCTTTATTATTAGCAAAAATTTCCCTTCAAACTTCGACATTATTTTGGAAAAGAAACAGTGGGAAAATTATTTTAACATCAATTATGCTATTACTATTAGTATTAACAATAAGCAATCCAATTAATGGTTCTTTGAGATGGATAAAAGTCGGATTTATACATATACAACCAGCTGAATTATCAAAACTTGCTATGTTTTGCTACTTATCTAATTACTTATCACGTAAACATCTGAAAATTACTAATAGTCTTTGGGAATTTTATAAACCTATAGGAATAGTATTTATTATATCAATATTATTATTATTAGAACCAGATTTAGGAACAGTTGCAATATATTACATAACTATATTATCTTTATTATTTATCACCGGAGTAAAAATTTGGAAATTTATACCTGTCATACTAATCAGTATTATTATTACTTTTGTATTAATAATAATGACTCCTTATCGAATTGAAAGAATTTTTTCTTTCTGGAACCCTTGGAATGATCCATTTGGAACAGGTTATCAATTAACACAATCACTTATGGCGTTGGGAAGAGGAAAAATTTTTGGAGTAGGTTTAGGGCATTCTATTCAAAAATTAGAATACTTACCTGAAGCACATACCGATTTTATTTTCTCTATAATTGGGGAAGAATTAGGATGTTTTGGAGTTTGTATTATACTATTTATAATATTCTTCATTTCCTTTAGAGCTCTAAAAATTGGAAAAAATGCATTTAAAAATAATGAAATTTTTTCTGGATATTTCGCGACTTCAATTGGAATTTGGTTCATTTCACAAACTCTAATCAATATAGGAACTACTATTGGTCTAGTGCCAGCTAAAGGACTAACTTTGCCATTAATTAGTTATGGTGGATCTAGTTCAATCATTATGTGTATTGCTATTTCTATATTGATTCGAATAGATTTTGAAACGAAAATGAAAAATAAATTTTACTTAAACTAA